A stretch of DNA from Marispirochaeta aestuarii:
GGTGCAGGTTCAAAACAGGCCATACTTGACCTGGTCTCTTCCTATCTCTAGGGCTCGTACAGTTCATCACTGTTAATTGCACCGAAACTGTAAGCCCCGGTGGGAACCGTATGCCAGTCCTGTCTGCTGTTGCTGTCCTGCGAAACGGAACTGCGGCAGAGGGATCGCGTAGCGGTGGACTCCTCCGGATTTACAGCATCTTCCGGGCAGAGTGGAAGACTCTCGCCCGTCCAGGCTCCCAGATCGGACAGGTAATCTGCCCTCAGCATCACCGTTGTCGACCCGAATCCCCGGTAATCCTCATCGGAAGCGGAGGTACGGTTTGAATAGAGAACCGCGTCCATAATCTCGCCGAAGGGATCCCGGTACAGGCTTATAACCCCGTTATTTCCGGAGAGCCCGCTTCCCTGGTCGACCCAGAAATCCCTTGCATCGGGAGAGGCGTCCAGGCCTCCGGACAGGCCGGTATCCTCCGTCTCATTCTGTTCCTCCGGTAATCCCTGGGGTTTAAAGTGGATCAGCAGGAACTCTCCGGAACGGACTTCGCAGGCGGGAAAGACTATTCGCTGCTCCCAGTCTTCCGATGTTCCTTCGTAGAGGCAGGCGCCGGCCAGATTGCCCTCTTCCAGCACCATGAGTTCAACCATGTCCGGGTGGGTGCTGCTTCCCCGGGTTGTGAACTCGTTGATCAGCATACCCGGCACCCGGGGATTATGTCCGTAACATCGTACAAGAAGCTGCTGGGAGTTCCCGGCCCGATCTTTTACACGCAGATCAAGGGCATACTCCTTTCCGGGTAACTGGAACTCCCCGGTATGAATGGTAAGAAAGGCTGAAACGATCTCCACTGATGCTTCGCCCAGGGGAGGGACTATGCCTTCCAGGGATGCCTCGTAAACTTCCTCCGAGAACTCCAGGGCGAAGGAGTTCTCATCCAGGGCCCCGGCGGCGCACAGCACCGGAGGAGCAAGATCGGCACCGGTAAGTCCGAAGACTTCCCCCGTTTCGTCAATATCGATAAAGGGTGTACAGCAGGTCCAGGAAAGAGAGACCAGGACCGTCAGTAAAAGCAGGTGCTTGTCCATTGAAACCTCCTTCACTTTTATGTACTGTAATACCGCGTACATGCTGGAATTGCTTCACCATATGCCGAAAATTTAGAGACGGGAGAACGCAATGGAAGATAATAAACTCTTTGAGAAATACGGTCTGACCGTTGATTCCGGAAAGATTCTTTTTCAGGAAGGAGACGGGGGAGACAAAATGTACATCATTCAGGAAGGAAATATCCGGATCAGCAAGCAGATCGGCGGTAAGGAGCATATCCTGGCGGTCCTCGGGAAGGGTGATTTCTTCGGGGAGATGGCGATTGTGAACCAGGTCAAGCGCAGCGCCACGGCGACTGCCATCGGGACTGTAAAACTTCTGGCATTCAACCGTGAAGGCTTCCTGGGAATGATCGAAAAGAATGCCAGGATTGCCCTGAATGTCATCGACAAGCTCTGCCGCAGGCTGCAGCATACCAATAACCAGATTCAGCACCTGGTCAAACGCAACACCAAGGGACTTATTGCCCTGAATCTCTACTATGCTTTCGCTGAAAACGGTTTTGAACAGGCCCGGCTGGAGTATCATAAGCTTTCCCGGGAAATCTCCCTTAATCTCGAGATTCCCCAGGACGCGGTCCTGGATTTTATTGAGAATCTCGCTTCCACCAGGGTGGTAAAGACCGAAGACAACCTCATGTTTCTGCTGGACCGGGATAAGCTTCATTCCCTGGCGGAGAGCGCCTCCGGTAACTGATCAACGTGGTGCATATTCAGCGTACGTGATATAGTCTAGAGATACCATTGTCATAGAAGGAAGAAACAAATGTGTGGAATAGTGGGTTATACAGGACGCCGGGTCTCCTCGGAAGTCCTTCTCCAGGGGCTGCGCCGCCTGGAATATAGAGGTTACGATTCCGCCGGAATCGCAATCGGCAACGGCGACAGCCTTTCGGTGGTAAAGCGTCCGGGCAAGATCAAGGATCTCACCGAAGCGGTTCCCGATACTCTGAAGGGAAATTACGGGATCGGGCATACCCGCTGGGCCACCCACGGGGTTGTCAATGAGATCAACGCCCATCCCCACACCGATGTCTCGGGAAAAATCGCCATATGTCATAACGGTATCATCGAGAACTACATGGCTCTCAAGGAGATGCTCATCTCTGAAGGCTACAGCTTCGTCTCCGAAACCGACTCCGAGGTTATTGCTCATTTAATCGCCTACAACTACCAGGGCGATATAGCGGCGGCTGTACAGACCTCTCTGCCGCTTCTGAAGGGTACCTACGGAATCGTCTGCATTCACGCTGATGAACCCGGACGGATTATCGGCGCCAGAAACGGCTCTCCCCTGGTTATCGGTGTGGGAGAGGACGAAATGTTTCTGGCCTCGGACACCACCGCGGTACTTGCCTACACAAAACAGGCGGTCTACCTGGAAGACGGCGAGATAGTTCTTATCGACCCTGAGGGATTCAAAATCGTCGATGCCGCCAATCGGGAAATCCAGAAGAGAATAGATACCATCTCCTGGGAGCTGGACCAGATAGAGAAGGACGGTTTTCAGTACTACATGGAGAAGGAGATCCGGGAACAGCCGGAATCGATCCTCCGTGCCTTTCAGGGGCGTTTGAACCGCGACGCCGGAACAGCCCATCTTGGGGGACTGAACATGGGTCCCCAGGAGCTGATAAACCTGGAACGGGTAAGTATCATAGCCGCGGGTACCTCCTACTATGCCGGTCTCGTGGGGGCCTATCTCCTCGAGGGCGTGGCGCGCCTTCCCGCCACGGCGGATCTTTCTTCCGAGATCCGCTACAGGAACCCGGTGGTGGAAAAGAACTCACTCCATTTTGCCGTTTCCCAGTCCGGGGAGACCATCGACACCCTCTTTGCCCTGCGGGAGCTGCAGCGTAAGGGGGCCAAGGTTCTGGGCATCTGTAATGTGGTCGGATCAACTATCGCCCGGGAATCCGACGGCGGCACCTACATTCACTCGGGACCGGAAATCGCCGTGGCCTCCACCAAGGCCTTTACCAGCCAGATAACGGTGTTCTACCTTTTTACCCTGCTGATGGCCCGGATGCGCCACATGTCATGGGATCAGGGCCTCGAGTTTATCAACGCCCTGGAATCGGTACCCGACAAAGTGGCGAAAGTCCTTGAAGGGACGGAGCACATTCGCTCTCTGGCGGAGAAATACTCCGATGCAAAAAATTTCCTTTTTCTGGGGCGTGGAATCAACTATCCCGTTGCCCTGGAGGGGGCTCTCAAACTGAAAGAGATCTCCTATATTCATGCCGAGGGCTTCAGCTCAGCGGAAATCAAGCACGGTCCCATCGCTCTGATCAACGAGGAAACCCCTTCTGTTTTTATCGTGCCCGATGATCACCTGCGGGACAAGGTAGTTTCCAACATGAAAGAGGTTAAAGCCCGGGACGGCAAGGTGATTGCCCTGGCCGTAGAAGGAGACGCCGAGGTTGCCGCAATAGCCGACGACACCATATTCGTCCCCAAGACCCATGAGCTTTTTTACCCCTATGTGATGGTTGTTCCGCTTCAGATGTTTGCCTATTACATGGCTCTGAAGCTGGGGAGGGATGTTGATCAGCCGAGAAATCTGGCGAAAAGTGTCACCGTGGAGTAGTTCAGGAGCTGCCGTGCCTCCGTGCGAAACTCTTCCGGCGGTTTTTTCTTCCCGCTGGAAGCGGAGGCTCCTTGGTCTTGTTGTTCTCTTTCTGATTCCCTGTGCGCTTTTTTCCCAGGAGTCGCCGGATATCATGGTGCTTTTGAAAGGGCCGTACCAGGAACAGGGGCTGCCTTTTCTGCCCCGGGACATATCGCTTCATTTTCGTGGAGAGTATCTGTACCGGGAAACGCGGATCAGCATTTTCTATCTTCAGCGTTCCCTTGCCGCCGAGTCGGACTGGCAGGACGGAGGCTGTGCATTTGAGACAGGGCTACTGTACAATCCGCGTCTGGGCAAAATCATGTATCTGCCCTTCCGGAACGGGGAGAGCATTGTCGCCCTTGTTCCGGAAAAGGCAGATCTGGATATGTGCGCCGTCCTGAGTTCCTTTCAGCGTCGCTTTCTGTATTTTCTGAATACGTCCCGCCAGTGGATACTGCCCCCTTTTCCGGGGGTCGTGGAGATCAGCGGTTCTCAAGCCCCATGATCTTGTCGACCCTGCGGGCGTGGCGGTCTCCGGCAAAATCGCCGTCGATAAAGGCGTCCAGCATCTTTTCCACCGGTTCCCAGTAGTCGATGCGGCCACCGAAGGCTATGAAGTTGGCGTTGTTATGCTCCCTGCCCATTCGTGCGGCGAAAATGTTCTGGGGCAGCGCACAGCGGATACCCTTAACCTTGTTGGCCGCTATGGATATGCCGATTCCGGTTCCGCAGCAGACGACTCCGAACTCATAGTCGCCGTCGGACAGGAAGCGTTCGCAGGCCTCCTTTGCCATATCGGGATAATCCACCGACTCCTCGGAGTCCACACCAAGGTTATCAACCCTGTATCCCCTGCTCTCAAGATGTTTTACCAGCTTCTGTTTGATCTCTATTGCGCCGTGATCATTGGCGATAATTACTCTCTTCATACAACCCGATTGTAGTGGAAAAACAGCCCGGAGCCAAGACTAAAGCCAGGGCTAAGAATAGCTGTATCCATGGCCGATAATGGATGTATGGGAGTATGGAAAGTATATCTGGCCATGGTGCTTGGTTTCGGGATCTCACTTTTGTGGGCCGATCCTCTGGAAATAGCCCCGGAGCAGCTTGTAATTACCCAGAGCCTTGACGGCGGTTATGACCTGTATGTTCAGGCGGTACCCGGGCGCGGTTCTGTTCTTTTAACGGAATCGACTGAAGATCCCGAACGGGAGACTGCGAGTTACGCCTACCGCAATCCGGAATATCACCGGGCCAATGGGGATGAAAAACGCCTTCTGAACGGTGTGTTTCTCGAAGAAACCCGTGGTCACTCCCTTGTTGATTCCACCCCGGAAGAGCATCCTGAACTGGGGCAGGCTTTTCACATATTCATTCCCTATCTTGTGCTGTACGGGTACCCCTGGACCAGGTCCGGGGAGGTACAGGTGCTGGACGGAACCTACCTGAGTATCCGGGCATTTGAAAAACCCTTTGCCGACTATACCGCTGGGTTCCGGGACAACCCCTTTGTCCTGAAGGTGATCCAGAAACCCTTTGAGGGTCCACCGGAGGGTAATTATATGGATGCCACCGTGGAGGCCTACCGGGAGATCAGTGATGCAGGCAGGGGAAAGCTTATATATTCACGGGGAGAAGATGACATTCTGGAAAAGATTGCCGGAATTATCGATGAGGCTCCGGGACGCAGCATGGACCTGGTGCTGGCCCTTGATACGACCCAGAGCATGACCAACGATATGCCTCATCTTCGAAAGAGTCTGGTCCCGCTGTTGCGGGAAAAGTCCAAAGGCTTTGATTCCCTGCGTGTGGGGGTTGTCCTGTACAAGGATTACGACGAGGAGTATGTTACCGATGTCTATCCTTTTCAGGCCGGCGGGGTGGAAACAGTACAGCGGATTCTGGATCGCATTCGGGTGTACGGCGGCCGAGATATTCCCGAGGCAGTCTATGAAGCCCTGTATGCGGGCATCCATTCCTATCCATGGAGTGCCGAACGGAGGCTGATTGTGCTGGTGGGAGATGCTCCCCCTCATCCGCGACCCCGGGGAAAGGTGACCAAGGAAATGGTCTACGAGGATGCGGAAAGCCGGGATGTTGAGCTGTATACGATTATTCTACCCCAATAGATATTTCAGCGGCCTCGATCTTTGCCAGCACCTTGCGGGAAAGGATCAGGGGCCACTCCTTGAGTCGTGAAGCCTGTTCGGTTTCGTAGCGGGCGATTATTTCATTGAACATGGCTTTGGACGCCGCGTATTCTCCCTTCTTGTAATGAAGAAAGGCGATCTCGTAATCCGCTTCCACATTTCCCTGCAGATCCTCAGGGTGACGTTCCTTGAAGGTCTGGTAGTATACCAGGGCAGTTTCGTAGTCGTTTCGCTGGGCTACCGCTTCCTGGGCCCGCTGAAAATATTCCATGGGAGACAGGTCCTCAGGGATATCTTCCGGTGCCGGAACACTGATACAGGACGAGATGAATACCATTATAAGCAGGGCAGAGAGTACCGCGATTCCGTGTTTCATGGAAAAAAGTTAAGCATATTAATCGCGGCTTGTATAGATTTCATCCTTGATGGGAAGGTTCTTTTTCAGGTCTTTAATAAACTCTTTGGGATCTCCCATGGGTTCATAGGCATCACAGGAGTCGAGACTGCGCCGGGCAACGGTGAAATATTTGTAGATCTTTTCTTCACCGAGCTTTTTGCGCCATTTTCCCGCATCACAGCGTACGCGAAGAGAATAGCGCACCCCCCCCAGGGGCTCCCTGACCAGCTTGCAGTGGACGCAGTTTGCGCAGTAGATCTTTCCGGACGTGGCGGCTTCTTCGTTCAAAGCTTCATCTTTTGCCGACATAGGTCCTCCATTTTTTCTTGCATAACGTTAACATCATCGACATGCAGCGGTCAATAGTTGAGTCTCCGGGGGGTATTCCGGTTATTTCCGCGCCTCCTCCAGAGTATTGATGGGGTCGTGCTCGGTGTCCACCGGACAGGGCTGTACGTTCCATATATCCTCGGCATATTGTCGGATGGTCCGGTCTGAGGAAAAATTCCCCGAATGGGCAATATTGAGTATCGCTTTCCGGTTCCAGTCGTCCCGGTTACGGTAGAGTTCCTGGACCTGCTTCTGGGCGTCCGCGTAGGACCTGAGATCCGCAAGGTGCATGTAGAAATCCCCCTGATCGAAGAGGGCCCGGCGCAGAGGCTCGAATATTCCCGGCTCGGAAAAGTTGAAATTTCCTGAAAACAGCAGGTCCACCGCCGCTTTTATTTCCTTGTCCCCGTTGTACAGGTCAAAGGGGGAGTAGCGGGGACGCAGGTCGGCCACCTCTTCCGCGGTCAGCCCGAAGATAAAGGCGTTTTCCCTGCCCACCTCGTCGATAATCTCGATATTCGCACCGTCCAGGGTACCCAGGGTAAGGGCACCGTTGCACATGAACTTCATGTTTCCGGTACCGGAGGCCTCGGTTCCTGCAGTGGATATCTGTTCTGAAACCTCGGCGGCGGGAAAGATCTTTTCCGCCAGGGAGACCCGGTAGTTGGGAATAAAGTAGACCCGCAGATACCTGCTGGCCACAGGGTCTCCGTTGACCACCACGCTGATGTTATTGATCAGCTTGATTATGAGCTTTGCCAGCTGATAACCCGGTGCCGCCTTACCGGCAAAAAGGAAGGTCCGGGGAATCAGGTTTTTGGTTTCCCCCTTCCTGATGCGGTTATAGAGCATGACAATGTGCAGGGCATTCAGAAGCTGCCTCTTGTATTCGTGAATACGTTTTATCTGCACATCGTAGATTGATCCGGGATTGATGACGAATCCGTGATCAGCGGCGAGTACCTCCGCCAGACGCTCTTTTGCCTCCTGCTTTACCTCTTCAAAGCGTTTTCGGAAAGCCGCATCCTCCGCCAGGGGAGCGAGTTTCTTCAGCCGGGTCATGTCGGTAATCCAGTCTTCACCGATGTGCTCAGTGATCAGTGAGGAAAGTGCTGGATTCGATTTCAGGAGCCATCGTCGCTGGGTAATTCCGTTGGTCTTGTTGTTGAAGCGTTCCGGATACAACTCCGCAAACTCCGGCACCACCCGGCTGCGCAGCAGGTCGGTATGAAGGGCCGCAACCCCGTTGGTGGAGTGGGTTCCCACGATGGAGAGGTGGGCCATTCTGATCTGCTTGGTGTCTCCCTCTTCCACAATACTCATCCGGTTCAGGCGCTGCATGTCTCCCGGGAAGGCGATGGATACCCGCTGGAGAAAATGGTGGTTGATGTCGTAGATGATCTGCAGATGCCGGGGCAGGAGTTTCTCCAGCATCGGAACCGGCCACTTTTCAAGGGCCTCCGGCATCAGGGTGTGGTTGGTGTAGCCCAGGGATTTGATGGTGATGTCCCATGCCGTATCCCAGTCAAGCTGGTTTTCATCGATCAGAATGCGCATCAGTTCAGGCACTGCCAGGGAGGGATGGGTGTCGTTCAGCTGAATCGCCGCGTAGTCGGGGAACTCTCTCCAGGAATGTCCTCCCTTCTTGAAACGCCGTACGATATCGGCCAGGGAACAGGCGACGAAGAGGTACTGCTGTTTGAGCCGCAGCTCCTTGCCGAGATAGAGCTTGTCATTGGGGTAAAGCACCTTGGTAAGGTTTTCCGCACTGACCTTTGCGGCCACAGCTTCGACGTAGTCGCCTTCATTGAACTCGCTGAAATCGAACTCCTCGGCAGCCCTGGCGCTCCAGAGCCGCAGGGTATTGACGGTTTCTCCTCCGAAACCGACGATGGGTGTGTCGAAGGCTATGCCCAGAACCGGTGTGGTGTCCACCCAGTGGTATTTTCGCCGGCCCCGTTCAACGATGGTATCCACCCGTCCGCCGAAGTGTACCGGGACCACTATGTCCGGTCGTTCTATTTCCCAGGGGTTCCCCCGGCGAAGCCAGTCGTCCGGCTGTTCCACCTGCCAGCCGTTCTCTATCTGCTGTCGGAATATCCCGAAATCGTAGCGCAGGCCGTATCCGAAGGAGGGGAGGTTCAGGGTCGCCAGGGAATCGAGGAAACAGGCGGCCAGACGGCCGAGGCCTCCGTTTCCGAGACCCGCATCGATCTCCTCCTCCCGCAGCTCTTCCCAGCTGTAGCCCAGCTCGCTCAGGGCCTCTTCAACCGCCGGTTGAAGGTGCATGTTGATTACATTGTTGCCCATGGAACGACCGATAAGGAACTCAAGAGAGAGATAGTAGACCCGCTTTACCTTTTGCTTGTAATGGGTCTGCTGGGTCTTCATCCACTGGTTCATGAGTCTGTCCCTGACCGTCAGGGCCAGGGCCATATATCTGTCGTAATTTGACGATGAGTAACGGTCCACGCCAAGGGTAAACTTGAGGTGTTCGGCGTAGCCCCAGGCAATGGATTCCGTGTCATGTCCCTGACGGGTAGGAATGGAAGGACGATTGTTTTCCACAGGGCACCTCCGTAATGTTCCCTATAATAGTGTATACCGCGGCTTTACGCGAATATTTCCTCGTGTTCATCGAGTATTTCAATGCAGATGCTCGGTTCGCGGACGACGGGCAGCTTGTCCAGGGCGGCCAGGGCCGTTCGCAGGTTTCCTTCCCGTACACTGTGGGTGGTTATTACCACGGGAACGGCATCGGCTTTGTCGTTGTAGGGCTCTTTCTGGAGCACCGAAGAAAGGCTTATCTGGTTTTCTCCGAGAATCCCGGCTATCTGGGCAAACACTCCCGGCTGGTCTTCCACCATCAGACGCACGTAGTATCGGCCCTGGATGTCCTCCTGTGGCAGGAGGACGGCCTTCTTTGTCCTGTCGGGCCAGATGTTCAGGGTCGAGAAGACCGTGTCCGCGGTTCCCATACAGCTGGAGATGATATCCGCCGTAACAGCGCTTGCCGTCGGGCTGCCGCCTGCTCCGCGTCCGTAGTACATGGTGTGTCCCACCGCATGGCCGTATACGCTGACTGCGTTAAAGGGTCCGGAAACCCAGGCCAGGGGGTGTTCGGTGGATATGAACGCAGGCCGGACCCGCAGGGCGAGGCCATCTTCTTCGCTCTGGGCAATTGCGAGCAGCTTGACTACATAGCCGAGTTCCCGGCCGAAATTCAGGTCGATAAGCTTGAGGGAATCAATCCCCTGTACCGGGACAGATTCCAGGTCCACCCGCTGGGCGAATGCCAGGGACGACATGATGGCCAGCTTGTGGGCAGAGTCTCCCCCGGTAACGTCCAGGGTGGGATCGGCCTCCGCCAGGCCTGCCTCCTGGGCCTCCTTGAGGGCCTCCTGGTAACTGTTTCCCTTCTGCATCATCTCGGTAAGGATATAGTTGCAGGTTCCGTTGACTATACCGTAGAAGGCGTCGATCCGGTTGGGGAGAATCCCGTCGTATAGTGCCCGCAGAATCGGTATTCCCCCGCCGCAGGAGGCCTCAAAGGAGATGGAAACGCCGGCTTCTCTGGCAACGGCCATGAGTTCGGCGCCGTGTTTTGCCAGAAGCGCCTTGTTTGCTGTAACAACCCGTTTTCCGGCTCTCAGGATCTTTTCGGTAAGGGTCCGGGCAATCCCGGTTCCTCCTATCAATTCCACTACAGCAAGCACATCCGGATCCGCAAGGACCTTGTCCAGTTCGGTCTCAAAGAGACCGGGATCCAGGTTCAGGGATTCAGCGTGGGAAAAATCCTTGTCCACAATGTAGCGCAGTTCAATATCAAGACCGGTCTTGGCGGCGAGCATTGAACGCTGGCTCAGAAGCAGGGCGGCGGTTGCGCCGCCGACAGTGCCGCAGCCAAGAATGGCGACAGCGGAGGGGCGTTTCATAGAGTCTCCTTGATTCAGACAGTACTGGGTCAATCCTAGGCGGGAGGCTTACAGCTTGTCAAGCTCTCTAGAAAAACGTTACTGCACCTTCCTGGGTTCCGGTTTCCACCGAGAAGCCGCCGATCTCTCCGGCCCGTGCCTTGTGGGCGTAGATGGTAAACTGGTTGACGATCTCCTGCAGCCGTTGCTCCCGGATTTCCCATTTTTCCTGTCCCCGCTCATTGAGGATCTGGGCTTTGCGGGAGGCGGCGGAATGGGCGGTGCGTTCGAAGATTTCCATGATGGATCTGGCCTGCTGACTGAGTCCGGCCAGTCGTTCTCTGTCTGCGTCGGTGGAACCGAAGAGTTCCCGGAATTTGAGGTTGAAAAGGGTGAACCCCTGCATGGTACGGACAATCTCGTCGTTGGTATCCTTCAGTTTTCCGTAGAGGCGCTGAATCTCCAGGGTGAAAGAGGATACAAGGTCGGTTTCCTGGCGATAGGAGTCGCGAAAGCCTTCCTCCGCTTCCTGGGCAGTCTCTATGAACTCCTTGGTTGTCTCCAGGGCGCTCTCCACGTCGGAAAAAATGCGGTCCGTAAGGTTCCTCATCTCCTGGACCGTAGACTGCATTCCCTTGAGTATCTGCCGCTTGGCGACCTCTATGCGTGCCGCAACATGAATGTTCCTGAAACGTCCGACAAGGGTGGTGAACTTCTGAAAGCCCTCTTCCAGTCCCTGGATGCGGCCGAGAAACGCGGAGTTGGTGGTGCGCATGTTCTGTTTCAGCTTCGGGACCTTGCGGGTGTTCTTTAACATGGCCCCCAGCTCGTTTTCCGACTGGTGAAACAGGTCGTAGATGCCGTCGTCCCTGGATTCGCCCTCGATCTGCCGGGAAATGAAGATGTCCCGTTCGTGTTCTATGGTCTCGACGGCCTTTTTTACCTCTTCAATGCTGGAAACAAAGGTCTCGGAATTCTCGGTGATCGCCGCGGCGATATTCTCAAGAAGGTATGAGCCGAGATTGGCCACCTGTTCGAGAAAGGTCAGTTCGTCCAGCAGCCAGTCCTCCCGGCCGTTGCCGTTATGAGAGTCATCGATGCTCTGGATCTTGTCCAGGGTTATGCTGATCTGGTCCACCGTCTGCCGGATAATGTCCTGGGTCTGAACAGCTTCCATCATCCGGATAAGGGGCTGCCGGATATCGTCCGCCCGGGTGCGCAGGGTCTTGAAGAAATTCACGATCCTGGTAAGGCGTTCTTCGATGGTGGAGAAGTAACTGAAGAGCTTGTCGCCGAAACTGTAGAATATTCTATCCTGTTCCTGGGTTATCATATCGGCGGTTCTCTGGACTTCCTCAAAATAGGATTGTATCTGTTTTCCCTCGGTGGTCAGGTTTTTCGCCTCTGATATGGTTTTAGCGGAGATCCGCCTCAGCTCATCGGTAACATGGGAAAACCCGCCGCCTTCCTGTCCCGCCTTCAGGGCGACTACCATGGCGTTGAGGGAGATGAGCTCCATCTCCTCGGTATTGAAGGTGATGGCGGCGATGAGCTCCTCCAGGGTATCAAGACGTTTGATACTCTGTTTCAGCATATCGAGCAGGCTGTTGTCGGAACTGCTCAGAGAAGAAAAGGAGCTGTGGGTCTGCTGAATACAGCCCTTCGTATTGTCCATAATCATGTGCAGAGCGTCGAGTCCGTTGCCGCCTTCCGCCGCTATGAGGCTGATCTGTCTGTCCGCGTCGGTAAATCCGCTGTCGAACTCCTGCAGCATCTTCGGATACTCTTCCGCTATGTGGGTATAGACAGCCTCGGTAGTTTCGATGAGGTCGTTCAGCTTGCCGGCAAGTTCTTGTCTGGTAGATTCCTGAAGTACATTCACGCTGTCAATTATAGGTCAGGATTATGCTGAAATCAATCGAAAAGCGATCCTCTCCAGGGCTGTTTCCCCGGTGGGGACAAAAAAAGACCGGCCCCGAAGGGCCGGCAGGGACTAAAGGTCGGTTTTTATTTATACGGAATTGTTTTTTCGCTCTCCTGTTCGAAGAAGAGTACCTTGTTCATGTCGGGTTTCAGATAGATTGCGTCTCCCACCGAAGGCTGAACGCTCGGGGCGACCTTGGCAATCATGGTGTGTTTCTTTGTCTTTACATAGAGATGGGTCTCTGCTCCCAGGGGCTCGATGACTTCGACAGTGGCTTTGATAACCTTGTCGTCGGCGGTTTTGGTCTCGTAGAGGTCTTCCGGACGTACGCCGAAGGTTACCTCTTTGCCGACGTAACTCCTGATACTTTCCGCGTAGCGTCCTTCGATCTCGATGGAGAAATCCCCTTCGTCGGCAAACAGCTTGCCTCCCTCCTCCTTGATGGTGACGTTGGCAAAGTTCATGGGGGGAGACCCGATAAAGCCGGCAACGAAGCGGTTGTTCGGTTCGTTGTAGAGATTGAGGGGGGTGCCGATCTGCTGGATAAGCCCGCCCTTCATTACGACGATCTTGTCCGCCATGGTCATGGCTTCCACCT
This window harbors:
- a CDS encoding homoserine dehydrogenase translates to MKRPSAVAILGCGTVGGATAALLLSQRSMLAAKTGLDIELRYIVDKDFSHAESLNLDPGLFETELDKVLADPDVLAVVELIGGTGIARTLTEKILRAGKRVVTANKALLAKHGAELMAVAREAGVSISFEASCGGGIPILRALYDGILPNRIDAFYGIVNGTCNYILTEMMQKGNSYQEALKEAQEAGLAEADPTLDVTGGDSAHKLAIMSSLAFAQRVDLESVPVQGIDSLKLIDLNFGRELGYVVKLLAIAQSEEDGLALRVRPAFISTEHPLAWVSGPFNAVSVYGHAVGHTMYYGRGAGGSPTASAVTADIISSCMGTADTVFSTLNIWPDRTKKAVLLPQEDIQGRYYVRLMVEDQPGVFAQIAGILGENQISLSSVLQKEPYNDKADAVPVVITTHSVREGNLRTALAALDKLPVVREPSICIEILDEHEEIFA
- a CDS encoding methyl-accepting chemotaxis protein encodes the protein MNVLQESTRQELAGKLNDLIETTEAVYTHIAEEYPKMLQEFDSGFTDADRQISLIAAEGGNGLDALHMIMDNTKGCIQQTHSSFSSLSSSDNSLLDMLKQSIKRLDTLEELIAAITFNTEEMELISLNAMVVALKAGQEGGGFSHVTDELRRISAKTISEAKNLTTEGKQIQSYFEEVQRTADMITQEQDRIFYSFGDKLFSYFSTIEERLTRIVNFFKTLRTRADDIRQPLIRMMEAVQTQDIIRQTVDQISITLDKIQSIDDSHNGNGREDWLLDELTFLEQVANLGSYLLENIAAAITENSETFVSSIEEVKKAVETIEHERDIFISRQIEGESRDDGIYDLFHQSENELGAMLKNTRKVPKLKQNMRTTNSAFLGRIQGLEEGFQKFTTLVGRFRNIHVAARIEVAKRQILKGMQSTVQEMRNLTDRIFSDVESALETTKEFIETAQEAEEGFRDSYRQETDLVSSFTLEIQRLYGKLKDTNDEIVRTMQGFTLFNLKFRELFGSTDADRERLAGLSQQARSIMEIFERTAHSAASRKAQILNERGQEKWEIREQRLQEIVNQFTIYAHKARAGEIGGFSVETGTQEGAVTFF